In one Moritella sp. 5 genomic region, the following are encoded:
- the coaBC gene encoding bifunctional phosphopantothenoylcysteine decarboxylase/phosphopantothenate--cysteine ligase CoaBC — MTVIANKRILLGITGGIAAYKCAELTRRLTEQGAEVRVVMTQSAQEFITPLTMQAVSGFPVSHSLLDPAAEAGMGHIELAKWADLVLIAPATANFIAKFTAGIADDLLSTLCLATPAPIAVAPAMNQVMYQAPATQANLATLKQRAVPLWGPASGAQACGDVGPGRMVNPDELVTAVVDFFTAAAQPQVLAGKNIMITAGPTREAIDPVRYISNHSSGKMGYALAQAALSLGANVTIVSGPVALAAPAECRIINVTSALDMHDAVMFDINQQDIFIACAAVADYRPETIAEQKIKKTNSDEMIVRMVKNPDIVASVAALKNSPFTVGFAAETQDVEHYARDKMQRKNLAMIAANDVSQSGQGFNAEDNALTVFWPQGTAQIALANKQDVATQLLQLIATQFNANT, encoded by the coding sequence ATGACTGTAATTGCCAATAAACGCATTTTGCTCGGTATTACGGGCGGCATCGCTGCTTACAAATGTGCAGAATTAACGCGTCGCTTAACGGAACAAGGCGCAGAAGTACGCGTCGTGATGACCCAATCAGCACAAGAATTCATTACCCCGCTCACCATGCAAGCAGTCTCTGGATTCCCCGTTTCCCATAGCTTATTAGACCCAGCTGCCGAAGCAGGCATGGGTCACATTGAATTAGCGAAGTGGGCAGATTTAGTGTTAATCGCCCCAGCAACCGCTAATTTCATTGCCAAGTTCACAGCCGGTATTGCCGATGATTTACTCTCGACATTGTGTTTAGCCACACCCGCACCGATTGCCGTTGCACCAGCGATGAATCAAGTCATGTACCAAGCGCCCGCAACGCAGGCTAATTTAGCAACACTTAAACAGCGCGCAGTTCCACTATGGGGACCCGCTTCAGGCGCCCAAGCTTGTGGAGACGTGGGCCCAGGTCGAATGGTTAATCCCGATGAACTCGTCACCGCCGTTGTCGATTTCTTTACCGCAGCGGCACAACCACAAGTGCTCGCGGGTAAAAATATCATGATCACAGCAGGACCAACTCGTGAGGCGATTGATCCAGTACGCTACATCAGTAATCACAGTTCTGGTAAAATGGGCTATGCCCTTGCCCAAGCAGCTCTTTCACTCGGCGCAAATGTCACCATCGTTAGCGGCCCCGTTGCACTAGCAGCACCCGCAGAGTGTCGTATTATCAACGTCACCAGCGCACTTGATATGCACGATGCCGTTATGTTTGATATCAACCAACAAGATATTTTTATTGCCTGTGCAGCCGTTGCTGATTATCGCCCTGAAACCATTGCTGAACAAAAGATCAAAAAGACCAATAGCGACGAAATGATTGTTCGAATGGTCAAGAATCCCGATATCGTAGCCAGTGTCGCAGCGCTCAAAAATTCTCCTTTTACTGTCGGTTTTGCTGCAGAAACACAAGATGTTGAACATTATGCACGCGACAAAATGCAACGTAAAAATCTTGCTATGATCGCTGCAAATGACGTGTCACAATCCGGCCAAGGCTTCAATGCCGAAGACAATGCATTGACCGTATTTTGGCCACAAGGCACTGCGCAAATAGCATTAGCGAACAAGCAAGATGTGGCAACACAATTACTGCAGTTAATTGCAACCCAATTCAATGCCAATACATAA